The proteins below come from a single Aegilops tauschii subsp. strangulata cultivar AL8/78 chromosome 6, Aet v6.0, whole genome shotgun sequence genomic window:
- the LOC109767055 gene encoding histone H3.2, with amino-acid sequence MARTKQTARKSTGGKAPRKQLATKAARKSAPATGGVKKPHRFRPGTVALREIRKYQKSTELLIRKLPFQRLVREIAQDFKTDLRFQSSAVSALQEAAEAYLVGLFEDTNLCAIHAKRVTIMPKDIQLARRIRGERA; translated from the coding sequence ATGGCCCGCACCAAGCAGACGGCGAGGAAGTCCACCGGCGGCAAGGCGCCGAGGAAGCAGCTGGCGACCAAGGCCGCCCGCAAGTCCGCCCCGGCCACCGGCGGCGTGAAGAAGCCCCACCGCTTCCGCCCCGGCACCGTCGCTCTCCGGGAGATCCGCAAGTACCAGAAGAGCACCGAGCTGCTCATCCGCAAGCTGCCCTTCCAGCGGCTGGTGAGGGAGATCGCGCAGGACTTCAAGACCGATCTCCGCTTCCAGAGCTCCGCCGTCTCCGCGCTGCAGGAGGCCGCCGAGGCCTACCTCGTGGGCCTCTTCGAGGACACCAACCTCTGCGCCATCCACGCCAAGCGCGTCACCATCATGCCCAAGGACATCCAGCTCGCCCGCCGCATCCGTGGCGAGAGGGCCTAG
- the LOC109767053 gene encoding zinc transporter 2 isoform X2, protein MAMAPATSPRHLLLLLFLWLCAAASTAWAHGGGGDADSGDADGGGEAKPDLRARGLVATKLWCLALVFAGTLAGGVSPYFMRWNEAFLALGTQFAGGVFLSTAMMHFLSDANETFGDLLPHSEYPFAFMLACAGYVLTMLAECAISSVVARGRTAPAAAAAPATSAGELEEGKLSSTNGNGSDQQAADAHGPSATGHSTASMLRNASTLGDSILLIAALCFHSVFEGIAIGVAETKADAWKALWTISLHKVFAAVAMGIALLRMLPNRPLLSCFAYAFAFAVSSPIGVAVGIAIDATTQGAVADWIFAVSMGLATGIFIYVSVNHLLSKGYKPQRPVAADTPLGRWLAVVLGVGVIAVVMIWDT, encoded by the exons ATGGCCATGGCCCCGGCCACCAGCccccgccacctcctcctcctcctgttccTCTGGCTCTGCGCGGCCGCCAGCACGGCCTGGGCGCATGGAGGCGGCGGGGACGCCGACTCCGGAGacgcggacggcggcggcgaggcgaagcCGGACCTGCGGGCGCGGGGGCTGGTGGCGACGAAGCTGTGGTGCCTGGCGCTGGTGTTCGCGGGCACGCTGGCGGGGGGCGTGTCGCCCTACTTCATGCGGTGGAACGAGGCGTTCCTGGCGCTGGGCACGCAGTTCGCCGGCGGGGTCTTCCTCAGCACCGCCATGATGCACTTCCTCAGCGACGCCAACGAGACCTTCGGGGACCTCCTCCCCCACAGCGAGTACCCGTTCGCCTTCATGCTCGCCTGCGCCGGCTACGTCCTCACCATGCTCGCCGAGTGCGCCATCTCCTCCGTCGTCGCGCGCGGCCGcaccgcgcccgccgccgccgccgccccggcaacAAGCGCAG GGGAGCTGGAGGAGGGCAAGCTGAGCAGCACGAATGGCAACGGCTCGGATCAACAAGCAGCT GACGCGCACGGGCCGTCGGCGACGGGCCACTCGACGGCGTCGATGCTGCGGAACGCCAGCACCCTCGGCGACAGCATACTGCTCATCGCAGCGCTCTGCTTCCACTCCGTCTTCGAGGGCATCGCCATCGGAGTCGCCG AGACGAAGGCGGACGCGTGGAAGGCGCTGTGGACGATCAGCCTGCACAAGGTGTTCGCGGCGGTGGCCATGGGCATCGCGCTGCTCCGGATGCTGCCCAACCGGCCGCTGCTCTCCTGCTTCGCCTACGCCTTCGCCTTCGCCGTCTCCAGCCCCATCGGCGTCGCCGTCGGCAtcgccatcgacgccaccacgcaGGGCGCCGTGGCCGACTGGATCTTCGCCGTCTCCATGGGCCTCGCCACCGGCATCTTCATCTACGTCTCCGTCAACCACCTCCTCTCCAAGGGGTACAAGCCCCAGCGGCCCGTCGCCGCCGACACGCCCCTCGGCCGCTGGCTCGCCGTCGTGCTCGGCGTCGGGGTCATCGCCGTCGTCATGATATGGGACACCTGA
- the LOC109767053 gene encoding zinc transporter 2 isoform X1, with the protein MAMAPATSPRHLLLLLFLWLCAAASTAWAHGGGGDADSGDADGGGEAKPDLRARGLVATKLWCLALVFAGTLAGGVSPYFMRWNEAFLALGTQFAGGVFLSTAMMHFLSDANETFGDLLPHSEYPFAFMLACAGYVLTMLAECAISSVVARGRTAPAAAAAPATSAGELEEGKLSSTNGNGSDQQAAEQDAHGPSATGHSTASMLRNASTLGDSILLIAALCFHSVFEGIAIGVAETKADAWKALWTISLHKVFAAVAMGIALLRMLPNRPLLSCFAYAFAFAVSSPIGVAVGIAIDATTQGAVADWIFAVSMGLATGIFIYVSVNHLLSKGYKPQRPVAADTPLGRWLAVVLGVGVIAVVMIWDT; encoded by the exons ATGGCCATGGCCCCGGCCACCAGCccccgccacctcctcctcctcctgttccTCTGGCTCTGCGCGGCCGCCAGCACGGCCTGGGCGCATGGAGGCGGCGGGGACGCCGACTCCGGAGacgcggacggcggcggcgaggcgaagcCGGACCTGCGGGCGCGGGGGCTGGTGGCGACGAAGCTGTGGTGCCTGGCGCTGGTGTTCGCGGGCACGCTGGCGGGGGGCGTGTCGCCCTACTTCATGCGGTGGAACGAGGCGTTCCTGGCGCTGGGCACGCAGTTCGCCGGCGGGGTCTTCCTCAGCACCGCCATGATGCACTTCCTCAGCGACGCCAACGAGACCTTCGGGGACCTCCTCCCCCACAGCGAGTACCCGTTCGCCTTCATGCTCGCCTGCGCCGGCTACGTCCTCACCATGCTCGCCGAGTGCGCCATCTCCTCCGTCGTCGCGCGCGGCCGcaccgcgcccgccgccgccgccgccccggcaacAAGCGCAG GGGAGCTGGAGGAGGGCAAGCTGAGCAGCACGAATGGCAACGGCTCGGATCAACAAGCAGCT GAGCAGGACGCGCACGGGCCGTCGGCGACGGGCCACTCGACGGCGTCGATGCTGCGGAACGCCAGCACCCTCGGCGACAGCATACTGCTCATCGCAGCGCTCTGCTTCCACTCCGTCTTCGAGGGCATCGCCATCGGAGTCGCCG AGACGAAGGCGGACGCGTGGAAGGCGCTGTGGACGATCAGCCTGCACAAGGTGTTCGCGGCGGTGGCCATGGGCATCGCGCTGCTCCGGATGCTGCCCAACCGGCCGCTGCTCTCCTGCTTCGCCTACGCCTTCGCCTTCGCCGTCTCCAGCCCCATCGGCGTCGCCGTCGGCAtcgccatcgacgccaccacgcaGGGCGCCGTGGCCGACTGGATCTTCGCCGTCTCCATGGGCCTCGCCACCGGCATCTTCATCTACGTCTCCGTCAACCACCTCCTCTCCAAGGGGTACAAGCCCCAGCGGCCCGTCGCCGCCGACACGCCCCTCGGCCGCTGGCTCGCCGTCGTGCTCGGCGTCGGGGTCATCGCCGTCGTCATGATATGGGACACCTGA
- the LOC109767054 gene encoding non-specific lipid-transfer protein C6-like has product MASSNKVCAAALLLLLATVVATETDAAKDIIASEPTVTPWPAEVDVSATCMGSLLALSPCLPFFRDAGTSEAPAGCCEGLGGIVQDQPACLCHIFNRTLERAIGVDIPVDRALGLLSNVCGLTPPEDLMTSCDGVAVPPLYMCPAPSA; this is encoded by the coding sequence ATGGCGTCGTCCAACAAGGTCTGCGCCGCGGCCCTCCTCCTGCTGCTGGCCACCGTCGTCGCCACGGAGACCGACGCGGCGAAGGACATCATCGCGTCGGAGCCCACCGTCACCCCGTGGCCGGCGGAGGTGGACGTGTCGGCGACGTGCATGGGGTCGCTGCTGGCGCTGAGCCCGTGCCTGCCCTTCTTCAGGGACGCGGGCACGTCGGAGGCGCCGGCGGGGTGCTGCGAGGGCCTGGGCGGCATCGTCCAAGACCAGCCGGCGTGCCTGTGCCACATCTTCAACCGCACCCTGGAGCGGGCCATCGGCGTCGACATCCCCGTCGACCGCGCGCTCGGCCTCCTCAGCAACGTCTGCGGCCTCACACCGCCGGAGGACCTCATGACCAGCTGCGACGGCGTCGCCGTGCCGCCGCTGTACATGTGCCCGGCGCCGTCGGCCTGA